The following are encoded together in the Roseobacter denitrificans OCh 114 genome:
- a CDS encoding response regulator, with translation MPQHILIIEDDRTTRTRLAAYLREQGYRVSEAENADTMEQIIAEDPPELLLIDINLEGKDGLTITREQRSVSRVGIILLTARDDQVDKIVGLEMGADDYITKPFDKRELAARVKNLLARIADIGQAPQGAAPVEEFGPWAFDRIRRRLVSAARTETLTKQEFDVMSALADHPGQTLSRARLAEMMGRRALRSNDRMIDVVVGRLRKKLEHDPANPEWILTEHGRGYHFVDPGAI, from the coding sequence ATGCCCCAACACATCCTCATCATCGAAGACGACAGAACCACAAGAACAAGATTAGCCGCGTATCTGAGAGAACAGGGATACCGTGTCAGCGAGGCCGAAAACGCCGACACGATGGAACAGATCATCGCCGAAGATCCCCCGGAACTCCTGCTCATCGACATCAATCTGGAGGGCAAGGACGGGCTGACCATCACCCGCGAACAGCGCAGCGTCTCAAGGGTCGGGATCATCCTGCTGACGGCACGCGACGATCAGGTGGACAAGATCGTCGGTCTGGAAATGGGCGCCGATGACTACATCACCAAGCCCTTTGACAAACGTGAACTGGCCGCCAGGGTCAAGAATCTGCTCGCGCGGATTGCCGATATCGGACAGGCCCCGCAAGGCGCAGCACCCGTTGAAGAATTCGGCCCATGGGCCTTTGACCGCATCCGGCGCAGGCTGGTTTCAGCGGCCCGCACCGAAACGCTGACCAAACAGGAATTCGACGTCATGAGCGCGCTTGCCGATCACCCCGGTCAGACGCTCAGCCGGGCCCGGCTGGCCGAAATGATGGGCCGTCGGGCGCTGCGCTCGAATGACCGGATGATTGATGTGGTCGTGGGTCGTTTGCGCAAGAAACTGGAACATGATCCCGCCAATCCCGAATGGATACTGACCGAACACGGTCGCGGCTATCATTTTGTCGATCCCGGCGCGATCTGA